Sequence from the Ooceraea biroi isolate clonal line C1 chromosome 2, Obir_v5.4, whole genome shotgun sequence genome:
AAAAATGACAGATTCTTGGCTGGACAATTTACCGGAAGAAATATTGTTGGAAATTTTTGATTATTGTGATGTAATTGATTTGCTACAAATCAGTCAAGTGTACGAACGATTTaacgaaattatattatatataataaacaaccGATCAATTGTTACGAATCAAGTATCAACAAATTTTCGTAAAATgttcgtatttatttattgattctGGAATTAAACTTTCTCTATTCGAATTTAAACCAAACAAGTCATGCGGTTCAGTGTCTACAAAATATCAGATAATATTCATGATTTCATtgatcattataaatataatttcatatttaatatatatcacttcttttattattgaatattgaattgtAGTTTAACATCTGCAATAATGCAACagttattaaacttattaaATACATAGCTTAAGGTGACCCTGGAGTGACTAatgaaacagtgttgccatttgcacacatacatatacaaaaattacagttgaaatgctttttatacaaatttcgcaatttgtacgcataAAATTGCGGCAGTCTAcaatcgggataaaataaaggaatataatgaagcttttcgagtgactttagaagcgtaataaaagagaatagTGTACGTGAAAATCTTGTACATACTTATACATACCATTTCTTACATGCATactattattcttttttatggcAGCTCCATCGCGAAAAAGTTGCCTaatcactccaggatccccttaatagACAATTgtgaaatttcttttcaattaatgTTAAGCTTAAGCTGCTTTCTTATTTGatctattatttatgtttcttatATATTCAATTCAATAAACGCCGCGTTTATTTATAAGTGCTActcgtatttataaatacatttgtaatttgaaaggctacatctataataatttgcatttgcattttgcataggcatacagggtgtaacaaaagtctggaaacggtcgaatatttcataaactatgcattttagaaagaaatgtttcagacaaaagttgtaggatttAAAGTAGCGCattgaaaatgtaaatacaaatttatgcatttAGTTAGTTTTGAGCTGGTTTTCATGCTGCTTATCAAGTTCGAAAATCATAACTCGAACGAAGAATACGTGAAGCTTGCGTTAGCGTGACCCCAGAAATGTTacttagagcaaagtttcgtaaGAAGACTTAATAAGTGTTTAGATGTTAATGAACACCAGttcgaacatttaataaagtaaaagaacaaaacgataaagtcttttaattaatttatcattacttgcaatgcattctactttaaggtttaaatgcgtataacttttgatagaagcatttttcaaacaaatgtttcagataaaatttactcgttttttcccgtagaatccaaatatgcaacattttataggcggttccatttaagaaaacaaagttgaccttcacatgaccttgacaacactcttcaaggtcatactgatgttgctatgtaatgcgctACTTTaaatcctacaacttttgtctgaaacatttctttctaaaatgcatagtctatgaaatattcgaccgtttccagacttttggTACACTCTGTATGTTGAAAAATTTACGcgtgatttatttttcagatgtAATCCAATATTATCATACGACAATAAGTGTATTGTATCATATAATTGGCAATCTGGAAAGTATAAGccaaattacataaaatacaatgAGGAAACAGTAATGCCATGGCTGCAAATGACAAAGGATGTGCTCTGGTGGTGCGGTGGCAAGAACTTTGTTGGTATTGAACGTAAGGATCAACTGACACAGAACAATTGGAACGAAAGCCTTTTTAGTCACAATCTAAAGTACTCACTGCATCTAATGTCAAAAGGGTTCTCGAAATTTGTCCTTTGCGACAATTTCATTATAAGTGGCCATAGGTGCGTTATTTAGatcgaatattatttattacgatgCTTCTCCATTTTTcctatgataaattatttgatcatAGAAACTCTTTGCAGCGATGGCAGCATAATATGTTGGTCGGATACGTTAAGTGAAACCGGACCTCGTTTGcgtattaaaaaatcattaaaaaatgttcattcGTCCTACATCTATGCCATAGATGCAACATCGCGGAATGTCATTTCAGCTTCGGATAATACGATAAGGGTGAggtttaaataatttccatGCAATATAACGATAAGGTAAACTGTAAAATCCGTTCTTGTTTAGATTCAGGAGAGTATAAGTACGTTAGCCGAACAGTCAGCAAACGATTACAGTACATCTGGGAATTGTATAGATATTAAGGATACAGTGCAATCGCTCGCAATTGATCCCATGGGGACGAAATTCGCCGTTGGATCAGGAGGATGGACCGACTTTCCGCCCCTTCACATAATCGATATTAACACACAGTAAATATAACTGATAAATATAACCAATCGTCGTCACGTGATGTATGATTGAATATGATTTTATCTAGCGATATTACAATTTGCAACAAGCTAATAGAAACATTTTAGGTACATGAACTCATCAATGGTACGTGAATGGAAGCACGGCGCCCAATGGTACGTGAATGGAATATTAGACATGGTTTGGGACAATCCCCACACTTTGCTCACTTGTGGCTACGATTCGAACATTCGAAAATGGGATTTGaggtaaattgaaatttctgtCCGTACTGAATCTCAACATTATCACGTTTATATCaaagtttaatgaaaaaattttcattgaaaatcCAGTATGGGAAATccgtgaaaattgaaagtgtAGGAAGctagttataattataattgtaagcTAAAACGCTGACGATTATGCCTTCAGAGCAGGGAAATGCGTGAGTACATGGGAGGATCCGGATCGTGCAACGGTATATTGCATCTCGTCGGATTATCAATATACCATGATTACGGGGATGGAGTATTCTGAAAAGGCAGTTCTGTGGGATCAGAGACAAAGAAATTCCGTTCAGGTTTGTATTAACTTCAAATTGCGTATATCTTGTACCTCGCAAGTTCATTACGAGTGTTcttttcgaaatttccagGTCTATTACTTGAATCCGAAGTTGGCATCGCGACAACGAAGCAATCCAATCTATTCTCTGAGGTTCGACAGTAGCCATCTGTATTGCGCTACGGATAAAAAATTGGTCGAACTGAACTTCTCGGACcaaaacaataattaaaaatacttattaatGAGACACACCGTGCGTTCAAGAAGGTGTTTATGTAGTTCGTTGCGGAGAGTATCATCACATGCCCCAAGTGGTCG
This genomic interval carries:
- the LOC105278159 gene encoding F-box/WD repeat-containing protein 4 isoform X1, with amino-acid sequence MTDSWLDNLPEEILLEIFDYCDVIDLLQISQVYERFNEIILYIINNRSIVTNQVSTNFRKICNPILSYDNKCIVSYNWQSGKYKPNYIKYNEETVMPWLQMTKDVLWWCGGKNFVGIERKDQLTQNNWNESLFSHNLKYSLHLMSKGFSKFVLCDNFIISGHSDGSIICWSDTLSETGPRLRIKKSLKNVHSSYIYAIDATSRNVISASDNTIRIQESISTLAEQSANDYSTSGNCIDIKDTVQSLAIDPMGTKFAVGSGGWTDFPPLHIIDINTQYMNSSMVREWKHGAQWYVNGILDMVWDNPHTLLTCGYDSNIRKWDLRAGKCVSTWEDPDRATVYCISSDYQYTMITGMEYSEKAVLWDQRQRNSVQVYYLNPKLASRQRSNPIYSLRFDSSHLYCATDKKLVELNFSDQNNN
- the LOC105278159 gene encoding F-box/WD repeat-containing protein 4 isoform X2; this encodes MTDSWLDNLPEEILLEIFDYCDVIDLLQISQVCNPILSYDNKCIVSYNWQSGKYKPNYIKYNEETVMPWLQMTKDVLWWCGGKNFVGIERKDQLTQNNWNESLFSHNLKYSLHLMSKGFSKFVLCDNFIISGHSDGSIICWSDTLSETGPRLRIKKSLKNVHSSYIYAIDATSRNVISASDNTIRIQESISTLAEQSANDYSTSGNCIDIKDTVQSLAIDPMGTKFAVGSGGWTDFPPLHIIDINTQYMNSSMVREWKHGAQWYVNGILDMVWDNPHTLLTCGYDSNIRKWDLRAGKCVSTWEDPDRATVYCISSDYQYTMITGMEYSEKAVLWDQRQRNSVQVYYLNPKLASRQRSNPIYSLRFDSSHLYCATDKKLVELNFSDQNNN